The Vicia villosa cultivar HV-30 ecotype Madison, WI linkage group LG1, Vvil1.0, whole genome shotgun sequence genome includes a region encoding these proteins:
- the LOC131644135 gene encoding zeta-carotene desaturase, chloroplastic/chromoplastic-like isoform X1 gives MASLIHCPGFIVPTRSKRFMKTHTYKLRRLRCSLDSNVSDMSTNAPKGLFPPEPEHYRGPKLKVAIIGAGLAGMSTAVELLDQGHEVDIYESRSFIGGKVGSFVDKRGNHIEMGLHVFFGCYNNLFRLMKKVGADNNLLVKDHTHTFVNKGGQIGELDFRFPVGAPLHGIRAFLTTNQLNTYDKARNAVALALSPVVRALVDPDGALRDIRNLDSISFSDWFMSKGGTRTSITKMWDPVAYALGFIDCDNISARCMLTIFALFATKTEASLLRMLKGSPDVYLSGPIQKYITDRGGRFHLRWGCREILYDKSADGSTYVTGLSLSKATEKKIVEADAYVAACDVPGIKRLIPPEWREKELFNNIYELVGVPVVTVQLRYNGWVTELQDLELSRQLRKATGLDNLLYTPDADFSCFADLALASPEDYYIEGQGSLLQCVLTPGDPYMPLPNEEIISRVAKQVISLFPSSQGLEVTWSSVVKIGQSLYREGPGKDPFRPDQKTPVKNFFLSGSYTKQDYIDSMEGATLSGRQTSAYICDAGEELVALRKELVAQSKDDIKFTNTKDELSLV, from the exons ATGGCTTCTTTGATTCATTGTCCCGGGTTCATTGTTCCCACCCGTAGTAAACGTTTCATGAAGACCCATACCTACAAGCTTCGACGACTTCGTTGCTCTTTGGATTCTAATGTTTCCGATATGAGTACCAACG CGCCAAAAGGACTGTTTCCTCCTGAGCCTGAACATTATCGAGGACCGAAGCTAAAAGTTGCTATCATTGGAGCTGGGCTTGCAGGCATGTCAACTGCAGTGGAACTTTTGGATCAAGGCCATGAG GTGGATATATATGAGTCGAGATCTTTTATTGGTGGAAAAGTTGGTTCTTTTGTTGATAAACGTGGAAATCACATTGAAATGGGATTGCATGTTTTCTTTGGTTGCTACAACAATCTTTTCCGACTAATGAAAAAG GTGGGTGCAGATAACAATCTACTTGTGAAGGATCACACTCACACTTTTGTAAACAAAGGGGGTCAAATTGGAG AACTAGATTTTCGGTTCCCGGTTGGGGCTCCATTACACGGGATAAGAGCATTTTTGACCACAAATCAACTTAAT ACTTATGATAAGGCTAGAAATGCTGTGGCTCTTGCACTGAGTCCAGTTGTCCGAGCTCTTGTTGATCCAGATGGAGCATTGAGGGACATAAGGAATCTAGATAGT ATTAGCTTTTCAGACTGGTTTATGTCTAAGGGTGGCACGCGCACGAGTATTACAAAAATGTGGGATCCAGTTGCCTATGCCCTTGGGTTTATTGACTGTGATAATATCAGTGCACGTTGCATGCTCACCATATTTGCATTGTTTGCCACAAAGACCGAGGCTTCCCTTTTGCGGATGCTGAAGGGTTCACCAGATGTTTATTTGAGCGGACCTATCCAAAAGTACATCACAGATAGAGGTGGAAG GTTCCATCTTAGGTGGGGATGCAGAGAAATACTTTATGATAAATCTGCTGATGGGAGCACTTATGTTACAGGACTTTCCTTGTCAAAG GCTACTGAGAAGAAAATTGTGGAAGCTGATGCTTATGTTGCTG CCTGTGATGTACCTGGAATTAAAAGATTAATCCCACCAGAGTGGAGGGAAAAGGAGTTGTTCAATAACATATACGAACTTGTTGGAGTTCCTGTGGTCACAGTGCAACTCAGATACAATGGTTGGGTTACAGAATTGCAGGATCTAGAACTGTCAAG GCAACTGAGGAAAGCTACTGGGTTAGATAACCTTCTCTATACTCCTGATGCTGACTTTTCTTGCTTTGCCGACCTTGCTCTTGCATCTCCTGAAGATTATTACATTGAGGGACAAGGATCGTTACTCCA ATGTGTTCTGACGCCTGGAGATCCATACATGCCCTTGCCTAATGAAGAAATTATTTCAAGAGTAGCAAAACAG gTCATATCACTGTTCCCATCATCTCAAGGTTTAGAAGTGACTTGGTCATCTGTTGTTAAAATTGGCCAATCTCTGTACCGTGAGGGACCTGGCAAAGATCCATTTAGACCTGACCAGAAGACACCAGTGAAGAATTTCTTTCTTTCTGGTTCTTACACAAAGCAG GATTACATAGACAGCATGGAAGGCGCAACCTTATCCGGCAGGCAAACCTCAGCTTATATCTGTGACGCAGGGGAAGAATTGGTGGCATTGCGGAAGGAGCTTGTTGCACAGTCTAAAGACGACATTAAATTTACAAACACTAAAGATGAATTGAGTTTAGTATGA
- the LOC131644136 gene encoding uncharacterized protein LOC131644136 — MIKKWYEMAKICWFNRASSAPPLQFHSQVLLNTNNSRKHYAIYNMAKEKDKTPQVLKIAVSGVTELLRLFSPSHQTSASSVEKQNNEFTVSSVDDVLIIIKSDYDNAYFVTGNFTSSIYAENCIFEDPTIKFSGKELYARNLKLLVPFFDSASIRLLKIEKDVKSDTNFLRASWKLRTNLKLPWRPLIAIDGSTSYELDDDFKIIRHVESWNVSALEAVLQIFTFKFEKSGG, encoded by the exons ATGATAAAGAAGTGGTATGAAATGGCAAAAATATGCTGGTTCAACAGAGCATCCTCTGCACCACCCTTACAGTTCCACTCCCAGGTACTACTAAATACTAATAATAGCAGAAAGCATTATGCAATATATAATATGGCAAAAGAAAAAGACAAAACCCCTCAGGTATTGAAGATTGCTGTCAGTGGAGTAACTGAGCTTCTGAGGCTTTTCTCTCCTTCCCACCAAACAAG TGCTTCAAGTGTTGAGAAACAGAACAATGAATTCACAGTTTCAAGTGTTGATGATGTTCTAATCATCATCAAGTCTGATTATGACAACGCATATTTTGTCACAG GGAACTTCACTTCTTCAATTTATGCAGAAAACTGTATCTTTGAAGATCCAACTATTAAATTTAGTG GTAAGGAGTTATACGCGCGAAACTTGAAATTGCTTGTTCCCTTCTTCGACAGTGCCTCAATTAGACTACTAAAGATAGAAAAG GATGTTAAATCTGACACAAATTTTCTGCGCGCATCTTGGAAACTGAG AACGAACTTAAAGCTTCCTTGGAGGCCTCTGATTGCTATCGATGGAAGCACTTCTTATGAACTGGATGATGATTTCAAA ATCATTAGGCACGTCGAGAGTTGGAATGTTTCCGCACTCGAAGCAGTTTTGCAGATTTTCACTTTCAAGTTTGAAAAATCGGGCGGTTAA
- the LOC131644137 gene encoding uncharacterized protein LOC131644137: MNVAVVNSHTVTEFVNDATDFDTFVNEWFAMIDTNGDGSLSRDQVRGGFGMFMPLGSYSHPQEEVDSMLELIFTRFDEDQNGSLDLNEFKSLMTEIMNAVARGIGGSPIIVAIEKDSLLMKAVQRELVTQSCPS, encoded by the coding sequence ATGAATGTAGCAGTTGTAAACAGCCACACTGTGACAGAATTCGTCAACGACGCAACGGATTTCGACACTTTTGTGAACGAATGGTTTGCCATGATAGACACCAATGGCGACGGTAGTCTCTCGCGAGATCAAGTCCGTGGCGGATTTGGAATGTTTATGCCATTAGGCTCATATTCACATCCACAAGAAGAGGTTGATAGTATGTTGGAGTTAATATTCACGAGATTCGACGAAGATCAAAACGGATCACTCGATTTAAACGAGTTTAAGTCGTTAATGACGGAGATTATGAATGCGGTGGCTCGTGGAATTGGTGGTTCGCCTATTATTGTTGCTATTGAAAAAGATAGCTTGCTTATGAAGGCTGTTCAAAGAGAATTGGTAACACAATCATGTCCTTCATGA
- the LOC131644135 gene encoding zeta-carotene desaturase, chloroplastic/chromoplastic-like isoform X2: protein MASLIHCPGFIVPTRSKRFMKTHTYKLRRLRCSLDSNVSDMSTNAPKGLFPPEPEHYRGPKLKVAIIGAGLAGMSTAVELLDQGHEVDIYESRSFIGGKVGSFVDKRGNHIEMGLHVFFGCYNNLFRLMKKVGADNNLLVKDHTHTFVNKGGQIGELDFRFPVGAPLHGIRAFLTTNQLNTYDKARNAVALALSPVVRALVDPDGALRDIRNLDSISFSDWFMSKGGTRTSITKMWDPVAYALGFIDCDNISARCMLTIFALFATKTEASLLRMLKGSPDVYLSGPIQKYITDRGGRFHLRWGCRVVGVPVVTVQLRYNGWVTELQDLELSRQLRKATGLDNLLYTPDADFSCFADLALASPEDYYIEGQGSLLQCVLTPGDPYMPLPNEEIISRVAKQVISLFPSSQGLEVTWSSVVKIGQSLYREGPGKDPFRPDQKTPVKNFFLSGSYTKQDYIDSMEGATLSGRQTSAYICDAGEELVALRKELVAQSKDDIKFTNTKDELSLV, encoded by the exons ATGGCTTCTTTGATTCATTGTCCCGGGTTCATTGTTCCCACCCGTAGTAAACGTTTCATGAAGACCCATACCTACAAGCTTCGACGACTTCGTTGCTCTTTGGATTCTAATGTTTCCGATATGAGTACCAACG CGCCAAAAGGACTGTTTCCTCCTGAGCCTGAACATTATCGAGGACCGAAGCTAAAAGTTGCTATCATTGGAGCTGGGCTTGCAGGCATGTCAACTGCAGTGGAACTTTTGGATCAAGGCCATGAG GTGGATATATATGAGTCGAGATCTTTTATTGGTGGAAAAGTTGGTTCTTTTGTTGATAAACGTGGAAATCACATTGAAATGGGATTGCATGTTTTCTTTGGTTGCTACAACAATCTTTTCCGACTAATGAAAAAG GTGGGTGCAGATAACAATCTACTTGTGAAGGATCACACTCACACTTTTGTAAACAAAGGGGGTCAAATTGGAG AACTAGATTTTCGGTTCCCGGTTGGGGCTCCATTACACGGGATAAGAGCATTTTTGACCACAAATCAACTTAAT ACTTATGATAAGGCTAGAAATGCTGTGGCTCTTGCACTGAGTCCAGTTGTCCGAGCTCTTGTTGATCCAGATGGAGCATTGAGGGACATAAGGAATCTAGATAGT ATTAGCTTTTCAGACTGGTTTATGTCTAAGGGTGGCACGCGCACGAGTATTACAAAAATGTGGGATCCAGTTGCCTATGCCCTTGGGTTTATTGACTGTGATAATATCAGTGCACGTTGCATGCTCACCATATTTGCATTGTTTGCCACAAAGACCGAGGCTTCCCTTTTGCGGATGCTGAAGGGTTCACCAGATGTTTATTTGAGCGGACCTATCCAAAAGTACATCACAGATAGAGGTGGAAG GTTCCATCTTAGGTGGGGATGCAGAG TTGTTGGAGTTCCTGTGGTCACAGTGCAACTCAGATACAATGGTTGGGTTACAGAATTGCAGGATCTAGAACTGTCAAG GCAACTGAGGAAAGCTACTGGGTTAGATAACCTTCTCTATACTCCTGATGCTGACTTTTCTTGCTTTGCCGACCTTGCTCTTGCATCTCCTGAAGATTATTACATTGAGGGACAAGGATCGTTACTCCA ATGTGTTCTGACGCCTGGAGATCCATACATGCCCTTGCCTAATGAAGAAATTATTTCAAGAGTAGCAAAACAG gTCATATCACTGTTCCCATCATCTCAAGGTTTAGAAGTGACTTGGTCATCTGTTGTTAAAATTGGCCAATCTCTGTACCGTGAGGGACCTGGCAAAGATCCATTTAGACCTGACCAGAAGACACCAGTGAAGAATTTCTTTCTTTCTGGTTCTTACACAAAGCAG GATTACATAGACAGCATGGAAGGCGCAACCTTATCCGGCAGGCAAACCTCAGCTTATATCTGTGACGCAGGGGAAGAATTGGTGGCATTGCGGAAGGAGCTTGTTGCACAGTCTAAAGACGACATTAAATTTACAAACACTAAAGATGAATTGAGTTTAGTATGA